Proteins encoded within one genomic window of Amycolatopsis sp. 2-15:
- a CDS encoding amino-acid N-acetyltransferase, whose protein sequence is MPPDSVRPTVRRARIADVRKIKALVDADAGRVLLEKDLVTLYEAIQEFWVAVDEDGTGDEDVLGAAALHVLWEDIAELRTVVVDKAARGRGIGHALVGRLVDEARDLGLKRLFVLTFETGFFLRHGFVEIDGTPVSHEVYEEMRHSLDPGVAEFLDLPYVKPNTLGNSRMLLEF, encoded by the coding sequence GTGCCCCCTGACTCCGTCCGACCCACCGTCCGCCGCGCGCGCATAGCCGACGTCCGCAAGATCAAAGCCCTGGTCGACGCCGACGCCGGCCGCGTGCTGCTCGAGAAAGACCTGGTCACGCTGTACGAGGCGATCCAGGAGTTCTGGGTGGCGGTGGACGAGGACGGCACCGGCGACGAGGACGTGCTCGGCGCCGCCGCGCTGCACGTGCTGTGGGAGGACATCGCCGAGCTGCGCACGGTCGTGGTCGACAAGGCCGCGCGCGGCCGGGGCATCGGTCACGCGTTGGTGGGCCGGCTCGTCGACGAGGCGCGCGACCTGGGCCTCAAGCGCCTGTTCGTACTGACCTTCGAGACCGGCTTCTTCCTGCGCCACGGCTTCGTGGAGATCGACGGCACGCCCGTGTCACACGAGGTCTACGAGGAGATGCGCCACTCGCTCGACCCGGGCGTCGCGGAGTTCCTCGACCTGCCCTACGTCAAGCCGAACACCCTGGGCAACTCGCGCATGCTGCTGGAGTTCTAG